The segment GGCCGGAACGTGATCCTCGACAAGAAGTTCGGTAGCCCGACGGTGACCAACGACGGCGTGACCATCGCCAAGGAGATCGAACTCAGCGACCCGTACCAGAACATGGGTGCGCAGCTGGTCAAGGAAGTCGCCACCAAGACGCAGGACGTGGCCGGTGACGGCACCACGACCGCGACCGTGCTCGCGCAGATCATGATCAAGGAAGGTCTGCGTCAGATCACCGCCGGCGCGAACCCCATGTTCGTCAAGCGCGGTATCCACAAGGCGGTCGACGCCGTCGTGGAGCACGTGAAGAAGCAGAGCAAGAACGTGAAGGACCGCGACCAGATCGCACAGGTCGCCACCATCAGCGCGAACAACGACGACGAGATCGGCAACATCATCGCCGACTCCATGGAAGCCGTGGGCAAGGACGGCGTGATCACGGTCGAAGAAGCCAAGAGCATGGAGACGACCTACGAGGTCAAGGAAGGCATGCAGTTCGATCGCGGTTACCTGTCGCCGTACTTCGTGACCGACAGCGAGCGCATGGAGGTCGTCCTCGACAGCCCGTACATCCTGATCCACGACAAGAAGATCAGCAGCATGAAGGACCTGCTGCCGGTGCTCGAGAAGGTCGCCCAGGCGGGTGCACCGCTCGTGATCGTGTCCGAGGACATCGAGGGCGAGGCCTTGGCCACGCTCGTGGTGAACAAGCTGCGCGGCACGCTGCAGATCGCGGCCGTGAAGGCTCCGGGCTTCGGTGATCGTCGCAAGGCGATGCTCGAGGACCTGGCGGTCCTCACCGGTGGTCGCGTCATGAGCGAAGACGCGGGCCTGAAGCTCGAGAACACGACGATGCAGGACCTGGGTCGTGCCCGCCGCATCACCATCGACAAGGACAACACCACCGTCGTCGAGGGCAGCGGCAAGAAGGCCGACATCAAGGCCCGCGAGGCGCAGATCCGCCAGCAGATCGAGAAGACCACCAGCGACTACGATCGCGAGAAGCTCCAGGAGCGTCTGGCGAAGCTGGCCGGTGGCGTGGCGGTCATCAACGTCGGTGCGGCGACCGAGACCGAGATGAAGGAGAAGAAGGCCCGCGTCGAGGACGCCCTGGCCGCGACCCGCGCCGCCGTCGAGGAGGGCGTGGTCCCGGGTGGTGGCGTGACGCTGCTGCGTGCGGCCAAGGCCCTGGACAAGCTGGAACTCGAGGGCGAGGAGCTGGTCGGCCTGGAGATCGTGCGCCGCGCACTCGAGGAGCCGGTGCGGACGATCGCCTTCAACGCCGGCGTCGACGGCTCGATCGTGGTCGAGCGTCTGCGCGCCGAGAAGCAGGGCATCGGCTACAACGCCGCCACGGCCGAGTACGAGGACATGTTCAAGGCTGGTATCGTCGACCCGACCAAGGTCACCCGCAGCACGCTGCAGAACGCGGCGAGCATTGCGGCCATGATCCTCACCACCGAGTGTCTCGTCAGCGACGAGCCGGAGGAGGAGAAGGCTTCGATGCCGGGCGGCGACATGGGCGGCATGGGCGGAATGGGCGGCATGGGCATGATGTAGCCCCGGCCGCGACGGTCTCGGACACCGGTCCCGGCCGTCCCGGCCTCCGGTGTCCGGGGTGTGCCCCGGAAGCCCGTCCCCACGCGTGGGGGCGGGCTTCTTCGTGGGTGGGGGGGCACGGTGGGCGTCGTCACCGGGCGGTGTCGGCTGGCGTTGACGGCGGGCGTTGACGGCGGGTGTTGTCGGCCGGTGAAACCATTCCTCGAAATGCCGGGTTTCGGGTTGTCAGCGGCCACGGGATGACAACAGCGAATGTCAGCCCCCAGGGACTGACATTTCGCTTCGTCAGCTCCAGCCGACTGACAATCCTGCACCCAGCTTTTTCGAATGTCTTCGCACGCCGCCCGAGCGTCCGCTCCATGTCGAGGTGCACCCTGCGACTGCTCTCGGGTCACTCCTACGGAGGGGTGCTCGTGACCCACGCGCTGACCCGCAGACCGGGGCTCTTCCGGGCCTTTCTCGCACAGAGCCCCTATCTGGCCGCGCCGATCGCCGAACCCCTGCTGGTCGGTCCGCACGATGGGTTGG is part of the Candidatus Krumholzibacteriia bacterium genome and harbors:
- the groL gene encoding chaperonin GroEL (60 kDa chaperone family; promotes refolding of misfolded polypeptides especially under stressful conditions; forms two stacked rings of heptamers to form a barrel-shaped 14mer; ends can be capped by GroES; misfolded proteins enter the barrel where they are refolded when GroES binds), with amino-acid sequence MAKMIAFDAHARDELKKGVDALTNAVKVTLGPRGRNVILDKKFGSPTVTNDGVTIAKEIELSDPYQNMGAQLVKEVATKTQDVAGDGTTTATVLAQIMIKEGLRQITAGANPMFVKRGIHKAVDAVVEHVKKQSKNVKDRDQIAQVATISANNDDEIGNIIADSMEAVGKDGVITVEEAKSMETTYEVKEGMQFDRGYLSPYFVTDSERMEVVLDSPYILIHDKKISSMKDLLPVLEKVAQAGAPLVIVSEDIEGEALATLVVNKLRGTLQIAAVKAPGFGDRRKAMLEDLAVLTGGRVMSEDAGLKLENTTMQDLGRARRITIDKDNTTVVEGSGKKADIKAREAQIRQQIEKTTSDYDREKLQERLAKLAGGVAVINVGAATETEMKEKKARVEDALAATRAAVEEGVVPGGGVTLLRAAKALDKLELEGEELVGLEIVRRALEEPVRTIAFNAGVDGSIVVERLRAEKQGIGYNAATAEYEDMFKAGIVDPTKVTRSTLQNAASIAAMILTTECLVSDEPEEEKASMPGGDMGGMGGMGGMGMM